A part of Corynebacterium mustelae genomic DNA contains:
- a CDS encoding type II toxin-antitoxin system death-on-curing family toxin — MSPKKFSQQTDEERIAAFLVSLACELNKRCGKRKTSEGVPEAYSGYSVEKDLLESAVYAPFQVFSNHRPRYASPYDRAAALIVHIAKGHPFGDGNKRTALHLGLSYLRYLSIRITEPDGEAGSRFVEEIVISSHPYDLLIRQASQLLQEWTEPDATAKSHRSKPNE; from the coding sequence TTGTCTCCAAAAAAATTTTCACAGCAGACTGACGAGGAACGTATTGCAGCTTTCCTCGTCAGTCTCGCGTGTGAGCTTAATAAAAGATGCGGTAAACGAAAAACTAGTGAAGGGGTTCCAGAAGCATACTCCGGATACTCAGTAGAAAAAGATCTTTTGGAGTCTGCGGTTTACGCTCCTTTTCAAGTATTTAGCAATCACCGACCTAGATATGCATCACCCTATGACCGCGCAGCCGCATTGATAGTTCACATCGCCAAAGGACACCCTTTCGGCGATGGAAATAAAAGAACAGCGCTTCACCTTGGCTTGTCCTATTTACGATACTTATCAATACGTATAACTGAACCAGATGGTGAAGCTGGATCGAGATTTGTCGAAGAAATCGTCATCAGTTCGCATCCATATGACCTATTGATCCGGCAGGCTAGCCAGCTCCTTCAAGAATGGACTGAACCTGATGCCACCGCTAAGTCGCATCGCAGTAAGCCTAATGAATAG
- a CDS encoding histidine phosphatase family protein: MGGKIILMRHGRTLSNARRYLDTRPPGAELTDMGRSQALAAGQRLREIAPELGLAVSSIALRAQQSLHLAMLGYGAQTSGELGVGVSAVPTAVFPGLHEIYCGDYEGHNSEEAHQHYNQALTGWKAGHLDVGLPGGETPRQLLNRYVPSLHKAYEQAAGKDLFVVSHGAAIRLIGLHGTTCDRSVINDRYIANGSLAVIEPTGDFGSWRCLHWADEVV, encoded by the coding sequence ATGGGCGGAAAAATCATTCTCATGCGGCATGGCCGCACGCTTTCCAACGCACGCCGCTATCTCGATACCCGACCCCCAGGGGCGGAGCTCACCGACATGGGCCGCTCACAAGCACTCGCGGCTGGGCAACGACTGCGCGAAATAGCCCCGGAACTGGGGCTTGCTGTCAGCTCCATTGCGCTACGCGCCCAACAAAGCCTGCACCTGGCGATGCTGGGCTACGGTGCACAAACCAGTGGGGAACTTGGGGTCGGCGTTTCCGCCGTACCCACCGCAGTTTTTCCTGGATTACACGAAATCTATTGCGGCGATTACGAAGGCCACAATTCCGAGGAAGCGCACCAGCACTACAATCAGGCGCTAACCGGCTGGAAAGCTGGGCATCTTGACGTGGGGCTTCCTGGTGGTGAAACCCCACGACAACTCCTTAACCGCTACGTTCCTTCCCTCCATAAGGCTTACGAACAAGCAGCTGGCAAAGACCTTTTTGTTGTATCGCACGGCGCCGCGATTCGCCTGATCGGACTGCACGGAACCACCTGCGACCGCTCTGTTATCAATGACCGGTACATTGCCAATGGCTCCCTCGCCGTCATCGAACCAACCGGCGACTTCGGCAGTTGGCGGTGTCTACACTGGGCGGATGAGGTCGTCTGA
- a CDS encoding amidase — MSESVESFAQLCAAVEKLRPEEHGFAFFDPSATPTHSGRLSGWIIPAKDLSDVAGMPTTMGSVHRTYIAEDTDEFISAFRRQGALVPGKSLSPEMGLTAYTEPVGLPHPDNPTLPGHTPGGSSGGAAVMVARGLVRAAHASDGGGSIRVPAACTGLVGFKPTHSVGFANPVAQGFITATVADAAFVHDIPLVSDLRPLRVGVLFEPVHAEADLADHLGAAVDAAAATLSAAGHTVIPVSRPYGDAPFAAFKDILALRSTKITGDASPIVSWLQDLGLGIGPRRRDAAVTEFMSVRSQLLRAWDIDVLLSPMLTFDPPPIGYFSAMKPEDDFYAQTQWTPWGTMFNISGLAAVSIPFQRIRTPIHLGALRASQSELLSLAASLVPDPHRRVED; from the coding sequence ATGTCAGAATCCGTAGAGTCCTTTGCGCAATTATGCGCGGCGGTAGAAAAACTGCGTCCGGAAGAGCATGGTTTTGCATTTTTCGACCCTTCGGCAACCCCCACACATTCCGGCAGACTCAGTGGCTGGATCATTCCGGCGAAGGATTTATCAGACGTCGCAGGTATGCCGACCACCATGGGTTCGGTGCATCGAACGTATATCGCCGAAGATACGGATGAATTTATCAGTGCTTTTCGACGCCAGGGGGCACTCGTACCCGGCAAATCCTTAAGCCCAGAAATGGGACTAACTGCCTATACCGAGCCGGTTGGGTTACCCCACCCCGATAACCCAACATTGCCGGGGCATACACCTGGTGGTTCCTCCGGCGGGGCGGCCGTCATGGTGGCACGCGGGCTGGTACGGGCCGCGCACGCCTCGGATGGTGGTGGTTCCATCCGGGTCCCGGCTGCGTGCACTGGCTTAGTAGGCTTCAAGCCCACGCATTCGGTGGGTTTTGCCAATCCGGTCGCCCAAGGTTTTATCACCGCAACCGTGGCCGACGCTGCGTTTGTGCATGATATCCCCCTGGTTTCCGATCTGCGCCCCTTGCGGGTCGGGGTGTTGTTTGAGCCGGTTCATGCGGAAGCTGACCTCGCCGACCACTTAGGTGCCGCTGTGGATGCGGCCGCAGCTACGTTAAGCGCGGCAGGGCATACGGTAATTCCAGTCAGTCGCCCCTATGGTGATGCACCATTCGCGGCGTTTAAAGACATCCTGGCGTTGCGGTCAACGAAGATCACTGGCGATGCCTCTCCTATAGTGTCCTGGCTTCAAGACCTGGGATTAGGAATCGGACCTCGCCGCCGCGACGCGGCCGTTACGGAATTCATGTCGGTGCGATCGCAGTTGCTTCGGGCCTGGGATATTGATGTCCTGCTCAGCCCGATGCTGACTTTCGATCCGCCACCGATTGGGTATTTTTCTGCCATGAAGCCGGAAGATGATTTCTATGCCCAAACGCAATGGACACCGTGGGGCACGATGTTTAACATATCTGGTTTAGCTGCCGTTTCGATTCCGTTCCAGCGGATCCGCACCCCTATTCACTTGGGTGCGTTACGGGCGTCGCAAAGCGAATTATTAAGCCTCGCAGCATCCCTGGTACCAGACCCGCACCGCCGCGTGGAGGATTAA
- a CDS encoding alanine/glycine:cation symporter family protein: protein METVIETLNGIIWSPALVFLCLAVGVFFTLATGFLQIRCIPDMVSQIVGGKKSESGVSSFQSLMISLAGRVGVGNIAGVATAIAFGGPGAVFWMWMVALLGSATSFVECTLAQIYKEKDKDTGEYRGGPAYYIEKAFKHTAAAPFMLVYAIVFAVSMILATSYFLPGIQANGVAAAMKNAWGVDFYITAAVLGVTLAVIIIGGIKRIASFAALIVPFMAVLYIIASVVVMIVNYDRIDDVFSLIFRSAFDKEAAFSGMLGVAIMWGVKRGIYSNEAGQGTGPQSAAAAEVSHPAKQGFVQAFAVYIDTLFVCSATAFIIISTDMYRVFQGESEDGAVVYPGSINPDVPVGPGFVQEGLNSFAAGLGPSFVAVAVALFAFTTVLAYYYMAETNVAYFNRWIPNRTARRGIIWGLRVLVVVSVVVGAVTTPGTAWALGDIGVGLTAWLNIIAILFLQVPAHKALWDYRKQKKAGRDPQFDPEALGIKNADFWVERKEQG, encoded by the coding sequence ATGGAAACTGTAATTGAAACATTAAATGGGATCATTTGGTCGCCAGCCTTGGTGTTCCTGTGCTTGGCGGTTGGGGTGTTTTTCACCCTCGCCACGGGATTTCTCCAGATTCGGTGTATTCCCGATATGGTCAGCCAAATTGTGGGCGGTAAGAAATCGGAATCTGGCGTTTCTTCCTTCCAATCACTGATGATCTCGCTGGCTGGTCGGGTCGGTGTGGGCAATATTGCTGGCGTGGCCACCGCTATTGCCTTCGGTGGGCCCGGCGCGGTTTTCTGGATGTGGATGGTTGCGCTTTTGGGTTCGGCGACGTCATTTGTGGAATGTACGCTGGCGCAGATTTACAAGGAAAAGGATAAAGACACCGGTGAGTACCGGGGTGGGCCTGCTTATTACATTGAAAAGGCATTCAAGCACACCGCTGCGGCACCATTCATGTTGGTGTATGCCATTGTCTTTGCGGTTTCCATGATTCTGGCCACCTCTTATTTCTTGCCCGGAATCCAGGCTAATGGTGTGGCTGCCGCAATGAAGAACGCTTGGGGTGTGGATTTCTATATCACCGCTGCGGTTTTGGGTGTGACTCTTGCGGTCATCATCATTGGCGGAATTAAGCGTATTGCTAGTTTCGCGGCTCTGATTGTTCCATTCATGGCAGTGCTGTACATCATTGCATCTGTTGTTGTGATGATTGTCAACTATGACCGGATCGACGATGTATTCAGCCTCATTTTCCGTTCTGCTTTTGATAAGGAAGCGGCGTTTTCCGGCATGCTTGGTGTGGCCATCATGTGGGGTGTGAAGCGAGGTATTTACTCCAATGAGGCAGGGCAGGGCACTGGGCCGCAGTCGGCGGCGGCTGCTGAGGTTTCCCACCCGGCTAAGCAGGGGTTTGTGCAGGCTTTCGCGGTGTATATTGACACCTTATTTGTGTGCTCGGCGACGGCTTTCATCATTATCTCCACCGACATGTACCGGGTGTTCCAGGGTGAAAGTGAAGACGGTGCTGTCGTGTACCCAGGTTCCATTAACCCGGATGTGCCAGTTGGCCCTGGTTTTGTGCAGGAAGGTCTTAATTCCTTTGCCGCTGGGCTGGGCCCCAGCTTTGTGGCGGTGGCGGTGGCGTTATTCGCCTTCACCACGGTGCTCGCCTACTACTACATGGCGGAGACTAACGTGGCTTATTTCAACCGGTGGATTCCGAACCGGACGGCGCGGCGTGGAATCATTTGGGGGCTGCGGGTGCTGGTCGTTGTCTCAGTGGTGGTTGGTGCCGTTACTACCCCTGGCACCGCATGGGCGTTGGGTGATATCGGCGTGGGATTAACCGCTTGGCTTAATATCATCGCAATATTGTTCTTACAGGTTCCGGCGCATAAAGCGCTGTGGGATTACCGGAAGCAGAAGAAGGCTGGCCGCGATCCCCAATTTGACCCGGAGGCGCTCGGCATTAAGAATGCCGATTTCTGGGTGGAGCGGAAAGAGCAGGGCTGA
- a CDS encoding CPBP family intramembrane glutamic endopeptidase yields MPRKKLLHEIAIVLVITFGISGLRSALRLINSLAQPEPLNKQTATITDHQSTVMWIDLALQLCSAAVLFGWGFLALFLLGRTLNSDVERWPTNIAHGAGLAALIGLPGLALYVAAVHFGWSKQVVPSALDNVWWEAPVLIIWSAANAFAEEIIVVLWFLSRLKQLNISPLWALSLSALLRGSYHLYQGISAGFGNIIMGLIFGAYFYKTARIWPLIIAHFLIDIVAFVGYSLLRGNLSFLGL; encoded by the coding sequence ATGCCCCGGAAGAAGCTACTGCATGAGATAGCGATCGTCCTTGTTATCACCTTCGGAATATCTGGTCTACGTTCAGCGTTGCGGTTGATCAATTCGTTGGCTCAACCTGAGCCATTGAATAAGCAGACTGCCACCATTACTGACCATCAGTCGACGGTCATGTGGATCGACTTGGCGTTGCAATTATGCAGCGCGGCAGTGTTATTCGGCTGGGGCTTTTTGGCGTTGTTCTTGCTGGGACGCACGCTTAACTCCGATGTAGAACGCTGGCCGACGAATATCGCACATGGTGCGGGACTAGCCGCCCTCATTGGGTTGCCGGGCTTAGCATTGTATGTGGCGGCGGTACACTTTGGCTGGAGCAAACAAGTAGTTCCCTCAGCACTAGATAACGTCTGGTGGGAAGCACCCGTTTTGATTATCTGGTCGGCAGCCAATGCCTTTGCCGAAGAAATCATCGTGGTGCTGTGGTTTCTAAGCAGGTTGAAACAACTGAACATCTCCCCACTGTGGGCGCTTAGTTTATCGGCACTCCTTCGAGGAAGTTACCACCTCTACCAGGGGATTTCTGCCGGTTTTGGCAATATTATTATGGGACTGATTTTCGGTGCCTATTTCTATAAAACCGCGCGGATATGGCCGTTGATTATCGCCCATTTCCTCATCGACATCGTCGCGTTTGTAGGCTATTCCCTGCTGCGCGGCAATTTGAGCTTCTTAGGCTTGTAA
- the pheA gene encoding prephenate dehydratase, with the protein MSATVSYLGPAGTFTEAALWKFAETGVFRTLDITPLPATNPREAIDAVRDGAADFACVAIENSVDGPVTPTFDAIAAGRGVHIYAELDLPIAFAMMVKPGIDLSQVHRVATHPVAYQQVKTWLAETIGEHEFIPASSNAAAAQLVADGGADLAAAPTRSADLFALDIVADDIADVAGARTRFVVVGPSGPPPKPTGVDRTAVVFTLRNEPGSLVAALTEFAVRGVDLSRIESRPIETGLGTYRFHVDINGHIADPLVAEALRALYTHCDSIRFLGSWPVAQANDRELELHQHRQRLAEADAWVKAAAVGQESESE; encoded by the coding sequence ATGAGCGCCACTGTTTCCTACCTCGGCCCCGCAGGAACATTCACCGAAGCCGCCCTGTGGAAATTCGCCGAAACCGGGGTATTTCGCACATTAGACATCACGCCACTTCCAGCAACCAATCCGCGCGAAGCCATCGACGCCGTGCGCGACGGTGCCGCGGATTTCGCCTGTGTCGCCATTGAGAACTCCGTCGACGGCCCCGTCACCCCCACTTTCGACGCCATTGCTGCTGGCCGCGGCGTCCATATTTATGCCGAACTGGATCTTCCTATCGCCTTTGCGATGATGGTGAAACCCGGCATCGACCTATCGCAGGTCCACCGAGTGGCAACCCACCCGGTTGCCTATCAACAAGTGAAAACGTGGCTGGCGGAAACCATCGGGGAACACGAATTCATTCCCGCATCCTCCAACGCGGCCGCCGCGCAACTCGTCGCCGACGGCGGCGCCGACCTCGCCGCAGCGCCCACCCGTTCGGCGGACTTATTCGCCCTTGACATCGTCGCCGATGACATCGCCGACGTCGCCGGTGCCCGCACCCGTTTTGTTGTGGTTGGTCCCAGCGGCCCGCCACCTAAGCCCACCGGGGTTGACCGCACCGCAGTGGTATTTACGCTGCGCAATGAACCCGGTTCCCTTGTTGCCGCTCTCACTGAGTTTGCGGTGCGGGGCGTGGACCTATCCCGGATTGAATCTCGACCCATCGAAACCGGGTTAGGCACTTACCGCTTCCACGTTGATATCAACGGGCATATCGCCGACCCGCTTGTGGCCGAAGCGCTGCGCGCGTTATACACTCATTGCGATTCCATTAGGTTTTTAGGCTCCTGGCCAGTGGCACAAGCAAATGACCGCGAATTAGAACTTCATCAACACAGACAACGATTAGCGGAAGCCGACGCGTGGGTGAAAGCCGCAGCAGTAGGGCAGGAAAGCGAGTCAGAATAA
- a CDS encoding VOC family protein: MGNREIVFIVYASNLDASVAFYTKLLNLETSFESPRYVTMDLASGVSLALWTGESDSLMNAGSRTSEVCVNLGGGEQEILATYDEWVKQGVSVLEEPHDDVFGKTFVVADPDGNRIRVAPID; encoded by the coding sequence ATGGGTAATCGTGAGATTGTGTTTATCGTATATGCATCAAATCTTGATGCATCGGTGGCTTTTTATACCAAACTGCTTAACCTAGAAACTAGCTTTGAATCTCCTCGTTATGTAACCATGGATCTTGCATCGGGAGTTTCTCTTGCGCTCTGGACCGGGGAAAGCGATTCACTTATGAATGCTGGCTCCCGGACATCTGAAGTATGCGTAAATCTGGGAGGTGGCGAGCAAGAAATCCTCGCCACATACGATGAATGGGTTAAACAGGGAGTATCCGTTCTTGAGGAACCCCATGATGATGTTTTCGGAAAAACTTTTGTCGTAGCTGATCCAGACGGGAACCGCATTAGAGTTGCGCCCATTGACTAA
- a CDS encoding LCP family protein, protein MTSQGSRKDDYLRNAQGEIIKDRFGRPVLRRGTPTTQSSASNPTHGNAPVRRPRRDGSGASRPHQQPPAPTQQPATRYEAFPAQQRQLQQPQQQQPPRPKQYFPPAQPTRAAPSNYQQPQPRPVQPAHIPASPARRRRFRPRGCVAGFTWLVAIVLVLGIAGTLWLDSRLNRTDAEPVQHVANTAGTNWLLVGSDSRTGLSEEDVQRLGTGGDIGSMRTDTIMLLHIPRSGKATLVSLPRDSYVNIPGYGMNKINAAFTFGGAPLLSQTVEEATGLRIDHYAEIGMGGLANVVDAVGGIEVCPEYPIEDPLANLYIGAGCQTIDGPTALGYVRTRATPMGDLDRVQRQREFFTALVKKTSSTGTLANPLRIMPTINTVTGSFTVGESDHVWNLARVGLAMRGGLATETVPVAGFGDYDVGSVVLWDEAAAAQLFSSLQ, encoded by the coding sequence ATGACTTCGCAGGGTTCTCGCAAAGATGACTACCTCCGCAATGCGCAGGGGGAAATAATCAAGGATCGATTTGGTCGCCCCGTCCTCCGGCGCGGCACCCCGACCACGCAGTCGTCGGCAAGCAACCCAACCCACGGAAACGCCCCGGTGCGCAGACCACGCCGCGACGGCAGCGGCGCGTCACGGCCGCACCAGCAACCACCTGCACCTACGCAGCAACCAGCTACCCGCTATGAAGCTTTTCCCGCCCAACAGCGGCAACTACAGCAACCGCAACAGCAACAACCACCTCGGCCTAAACAATACTTTCCGCCCGCACAACCCACTCGGGCCGCACCCAGTAACTACCAACAACCACAGCCACGCCCAGTGCAACCAGCACACATCCCGGCCAGCCCGGCGCGCCGCCGTCGGTTCCGGCCTCGGGGTTGTGTGGCTGGCTTTACCTGGCTGGTCGCCATTGTCTTGGTTTTGGGTATCGCTGGCACGCTGTGGCTTGATTCCCGGTTAAACCGTACCGATGCCGAACCGGTGCAACATGTTGCGAATACCGCTGGCACGAACTGGCTTTTGGTTGGTTCGGATTCTCGCACGGGGCTGAGCGAAGAAGATGTGCAGCGGCTAGGCACCGGTGGCGACATTGGTTCCATGCGTACCGACACGATTATGTTGTTGCATATTCCGCGTAGCGGGAAAGCCACCCTTGTTTCGTTGCCGCGTGATTCCTATGTCAACATTCCGGGCTATGGGATGAATAAGATCAACGCAGCGTTTACCTTCGGCGGCGCTCCGCTTTTGAGCCAAACGGTGGAGGAAGCCACTGGGCTTCGGATCGACCACTACGCCGAGATCGGCATGGGTGGTCTTGCCAATGTTGTCGATGCGGTTGGTGGCATTGAGGTGTGCCCGGAGTACCCCATTGAGGATCCGCTGGCTAATTTGTACATCGGCGCTGGCTGCCAGACGATTGACGGCCCGACCGCGTTGGGTTACGTGCGTACCCGCGCCACCCCGATGGGGGATTTGGATCGGGTACAGCGGCAACGGGAGTTCTTCACGGCGTTGGTGAAGAAGACGTCGTCGACAGGTACCCTGGCTAATCCGCTGCGGATCATGCCGACGATCAATACCGTCACCGGCAGTTTTACGGTTGGGGAATCCGACCATGTGTGGAACCTCGCGCGGGTTGGGCTTGCCATGCGCGGCGGCCTTGCCACCGAAACGGTTCCGGTTGCTGGTTTCGGCGATTACGACGTCGGCAGCGTCGTGTTGTGGGACGAGGCGGCTGCCGCCCAACTATTCTCCTCCCTGCAATAG
- a CDS encoding nucleotidyl transferase AbiEii/AbiGii toxin family protein, translating to MSQSSSRAAERDFKRSLSTRIGNLAKETKRSRDSIQFELVFQCFLHRVFTEATDATQWVLKGGTALLMRNGHGRFTQDIDLARATNWENPDEIRREFEQIAQRKVHDPFTFSVTSVHTTSSPRPDGYATPTVEVKLEAKLGATVYHRIKIDVSVQRHTQAPMERVPIDPLLNQLTKDGGYDSFDIFATAIEAHLADKICAMYEIHHSGASNRFHDLADIIQIICTQNFSAAKLVNVLEHEARRRSITWPTKLVLPSPEWEKNYKQNAPSYGLPVELYPLEASLDFAGKCLDEVLQLQRIHGTWNYLRRIWED from the coding sequence ATGAGCCAGTCTTCAAGTCGCGCCGCGGAGCGCGACTTTAAAAGAAGCCTTTCTACTCGCATCGGTAACCTTGCGAAGGAAACAAAACGGAGCAGGGACAGCATTCAATTTGAGTTAGTTTTTCAGTGCTTCCTCCATCGGGTTTTTACTGAGGCTACTGACGCCACACAATGGGTGTTGAAAGGGGGAACTGCCTTGTTAATGCGTAATGGGCATGGTCGCTTCACCCAAGACATTGATTTAGCTCGGGCTACAAACTGGGAAAACCCGGATGAGATACGTAGAGAATTTGAGCAGATTGCTCAGCGAAAAGTCCATGATCCTTTTACTTTTTCGGTGACGTCAGTGCATACTACAAGTTCTCCCCGACCCGATGGATACGCAACGCCGACAGTTGAGGTGAAGCTGGAAGCTAAGCTGGGCGCGACTGTTTATCACAGGATTAAAATCGATGTCTCTGTTCAGCGACATACTCAAGCCCCAATGGAACGAGTACCCATTGATCCTCTCCTCAATCAGCTAACCAAGGACGGAGGGTATGATTCTTTCGATATTTTTGCGACCGCTATCGAAGCACATCTTGCGGACAAAATCTGCGCTATGTACGAAATCCACCATAGTGGGGCTAGTAATCGTTTTCACGATTTAGCCGACATCATTCAAATTATCTGTACACAAAATTTTTCCGCTGCAAAACTGGTAAATGTTCTAGAACACGAAGCTCGCCGTCGCAGTATTACGTGGCCGACGAAGCTAGTTCTCCCTAGTCCCGAATGGGAGAAAAATTATAAACAGAACGCCCCTAGCTACGGACTACCAGTAGAGCTTTATCCTTTAGAGGCTTCACTGGATTTCGCAGGAAAATGTCTGGACGAAGTCCTACAACTTCAACGTATCCATGGCACCTGGAACTACCTGAGACGTATATGGGAGGATTAG
- a CDS encoding Panacea domain-containing protein — translation MATVYNVGQLITELVPSIDKMRLYKLCFFSQGWHLAWTGMPLFNEELQAWTMGPVPKSLRDRSDRIADGWIVSFIPNGDSTTLSSYERSVVENVVAFYNAYSSEELSEISHGRAWLEARRGLPHDAKSEQPLSITTIREEFTDRIRSGEPAPTAPAEIFNNTDFNFEDMLETAIEIEKEWHRTFELLAKR, via the coding sequence ATGGCAACTGTGTACAACGTGGGTCAGCTGATTACTGAGCTGGTTCCTAGCATTGACAAAATGCGACTTTATAAGTTGTGCTTTTTCTCTCAAGGCTGGCATCTAGCTTGGACCGGAATGCCTTTGTTCAATGAAGAGCTGCAGGCATGGACCATGGGGCCTGTACCAAAGTCCTTGCGGGATCGTTCGGACAGAATTGCTGACGGATGGATCGTTTCATTCATCCCGAATGGGGATTCAACTACGCTTTCGTCGTATGAACGTAGCGTTGTTGAAAATGTAGTTGCTTTCTATAACGCGTATTCTTCAGAAGAGCTTTCAGAAATTAGTCATGGTCGTGCATGGCTTGAGGCTCGGCGAGGGCTTCCGCACGATGCAAAATCTGAACAGCCACTCAGCATCACCACGATTCGTGAAGAATTCACCGATCGTATCCGTTCAGGTGAACCTGCCCCTACAGCTCCGGCAGAAATATTCAATAATACCGACTTCAATTTTGAAGACATGCTTGAGACTGCAATCGAAATTGAAAAGGAATGGCACCGCACATTTGAACTACTTGCCAAGCGATAG
- a CDS encoding type IV toxin-antitoxin system AbiEi family antitoxin domain-containing protein, whose product MKNIEVLEALELAASDQWGIITTAQAQREGVSRLQLGRLANKGVVMRVRQGVYLLPSAQHGPFTDIRVAWVALGGDLFPDERWELEEKLVVSHESAALIHRIGDLIPAKLTFTSTTRKQTSRDDIYIYVNRGVSWADVVNVDGLPVTSVERTVADLAAKKIEFGYLATIVVDALQKEGVRSRTLSTKLDGVAGAYGFASGQELVLECQQQEETEGHRHEIEADLPPAIRQALEELAVQNSSVIRTIIEELYRQQTDSGSPSATLAELATKDVPVNTPFLDSLLKKQVDRSTKPIKSIIEESRSFAKTQRALDTFSRRSKQDSDRSSDVEKEGE is encoded by the coding sequence ATGAAGAATATTGAAGTTTTAGAGGCGCTGGAGCTAGCCGCTTCCGACCAATGGGGGATTATCACTACTGCGCAAGCCCAACGGGAAGGCGTTAGTCGACTTCAGCTGGGGCGCCTGGCCAACAAAGGCGTTGTCATGCGAGTACGTCAAGGAGTGTACCTTTTGCCATCAGCCCAACATGGGCCTTTCACGGACATCCGCGTTGCTTGGGTTGCACTAGGCGGAGATCTGTTTCCTGATGAACGATGGGAATTAGAGGAAAAGCTTGTCGTTTCGCATGAATCTGCTGCGCTTATCCATCGGATTGGGGACTTGATTCCAGCGAAGTTAACGTTTACTTCAACGACAAGGAAACAAACGTCTCGAGACGACATTTATATCTATGTTAATCGTGGAGTCTCGTGGGCAGACGTTGTCAATGTTGATGGCTTACCAGTGACATCAGTAGAACGTACAGTAGCTGATTTGGCAGCAAAGAAAATCGAGTTTGGTTACTTGGCCACGATCGTTGTAGATGCGTTGCAAAAAGAGGGAGTCCGATCGAGAACTCTTTCTACCAAGCTTGACGGTGTAGCAGGGGCCTATGGTTTTGCTTCTGGTCAGGAACTGGTGCTTGAATGCCAACAGCAAGAGGAAACGGAAGGACACCGACACGAGATTGAGGCCGATCTTCCCCCAGCCATCAGGCAGGCCCTGGAGGAATTGGCTGTACAGAACTCTTCCGTTATAAGAACAATCATTGAAGAACTATATCGACAACAGACGGATAGTGGTTCACCATCCGCAACGCTTGCCGAACTCGCCACGAAGGACGTGCCTGTGAATACACCATTTCTGGATTCACTGTTAAAGAAACAAGTTGACCGCTCTACGAAACCAATAAAATCAATCATTGAGGAATCTCGGAGTTTTGCAAAGACACAACGTGCGCTAGATACGTTTTCACGCAGATCAAAACAGGATTCTGATAGAAGTTCTGATGTCGAAAAAGAAGGGGAGTAG
- a CDS encoding ABC transporter ATP-binding protein, whose protein sequence is MGVEKHNGLHINATIGRTIPLTTLERTFEPGKMYAITGVNGAGKTTLLLTLAGHLEPYDGTVSLNGVPPGDVTNSGRINHIDDPIFLPDLSLGEHIALIERKAKVDLTEQLEPWQLDELAALPPSYLSSGQRQRAYLATQLYLPATVLIMDEPERHLDATWQAFLAEELRAIADTGVTIIIATHSEDMLWACDERVLL, encoded by the coding sequence ATGGGCGTCGAAAAGCATAACGGATTACATATCAACGCCACGATCGGGCGAACGATCCCGCTCACCACGCTTGAGCGCACCTTTGAGCCTGGGAAAATGTACGCCATTACCGGCGTGAATGGCGCCGGTAAAACCACCTTGCTTCTTACGCTGGCTGGGCACCTTGAGCCTTACGACGGCACCGTCAGCCTCAACGGTGTTCCGCCTGGTGATGTTACTAATTCTGGCCGGATTAACCACATCGACGATCCCATTTTCCTGCCCGATCTCAGTCTTGGGGAACACATCGCACTGATTGAGCGCAAGGCAAAGGTCGACCTCACCGAGCAACTGGAACCCTGGCAGCTGGACGAATTAGCGGCGTTGCCGCCAAGCTATCTTTCTAGCGGACAGCGACAGCGCGCCTACTTGGCAACCCAGCTTTATCTACCGGCAACTGTGTTGATTATGGACGAGCCCGAACGGCATCTCGACGCAACCTGGCAGGCTTTTCTCGCCGAGGAACTACGAGCCATAGCGGACACCGGGGTGACCATTATCATCGCAACCCACAGCGAGGACATGTTGTGGGCCTGCGACGAGCGGGTGCTGCTCTAA